Below is a window of Saccharomonospora viridis DSM 43017 DNA.
ATCCCGGAATGGGACTCAGTTGGTCGTACAGCGGATTACTCGGACAACTCGACGGTGACATCCCGGTCTACGGCATCCAGGCGAGGGGAATCGCTGAAAGGGCGATACTGCCGCGCAGTATTCCGGAAATGGCCGCGGACTACATCGCGGAAATACGGCGGATATGCCCGAGTGGACCGTATCGATTGTTGGGGTGGTCGTTCGGCGGGAACGTGGCCTACGAAATGGCGTGTCAGCTCCAGCACGCGGGCGCGGAGGTGGGGCTGCTGATGCTGTTGGACGCTTATCCGGTCGCCGAATCGGTCCGTGGCACCGAGCTGGACGAACATCGGGCACTCGGAGAGTACCTCCGGGGGATCGGCCTCGATCTCACCCACGAAGAGCTCGAGCGGGGCGACTGGGTGGACAATCTGCGGTCGCTCACCGCGGAGCTCGGTGGTCCGGTCGCGAATCTTTCCCCCGACGACATCATGGCGATGAAGGACATTTATCTCAACAATGCGAGGTTGACTCGACGGTTCGCGCCTGGCAAGTTTGCAGGGAACATGACCTTCATCGAATCGGGGGTTTCGGGGCCGGGTGGCCGTGCCGAGTTGTGGCGGCCTTACGTGGCCGGACGAATCGACGTCCATGTCGTTCCTTATGAACACGAGCAGTTGTTGGGGCAGAAATCGATCGCAGAGGTGGGCGTGATTCTGAGGAATGCGCTGGCGGTCGAAGGGAAAGGGAAGGAGAGTTGAAGTCGAACCCGTTCGAGGATGAAAACGGTGTCTACCACGTGCTGGTGAACGACGAGGGACAGTACTCGCTGTGGCCGTCTTTCATCGAGGTGCCCGCCGGATGGCGCGAGGTGCTGAGCGGGAAGAGCCGGCAGGAGTGCCTCGACTACATCGAGGAGAACTGGACCGACATGCGTCCTAAAAGCTTGATCAAAGCCATGGAGGACGCGTCGTGACCGGAAGGATGCTGGACAATCCAGCACCCACGTGGTCGTCGTACATCCCGGGGAAGACGTTGCACGAGTATCAGCTGCACATGAAGCAGCAACACCCGGCGATGTTCGAGCTGCTCGACGCCCGCAGGATGGCCGAACTCGAGAACCAGACCTGGCTGGCCGAGGACAACGAGTTCGGTGATGAGGACGGCCGGGGTCGTGGCATTTCCTACCGACTCGCGCAGCGTCGATCGACGGCGCGGCTCACCGGGATCACCACGCTGTTCGATCTGCTCGGAGGGCCACATTGGACTCGCCCGGTCTGCGATGTGCTCGGTGGGGACGGGTTGTTGAGCAAGGTGTGGCGCCGCTTGACCGGGGCCCCGGACGACGCCGAGGTGCCGTTGTTGGCCGGGGACATCAGTGGGTCGATGGTGGCCGCCGCGTTGGCCGACGGACTGCCCGCCGTACGACAGCGAGCCGACCAACTGTTGTTGCGGGACGACGTGCTCGACGCCGTGCTCATCGCCTACGGAAGTCACCACATCGCGCCCTCGCAACGTCCCCGGGCGTTGTCGGAGGCGTATCGCGTACTCGTCCCGGGCGGTCGTGTCGCGTTGCACGACTTCGCCTCGGATTCGCCGGTCGCGCGGTGGTTCGGCGAGGTCGTCCACCACCAGGCGTTGGCCGGGCACGACTACGACCACTTCACCGACGACCAGATGGCGGGTTACCTGTCGGACGCCGGGTTCGCGGATGTGCGAGTCGAGACGATGTACGACCCGATCACCATCCACGGTGACACTCCTGAGCGGGCACTGGCGGGGTTGGCCGACTACATGATCGACATGTATGGGCTGGAACTGCTGCGTGAAGGCGCGCCGGACGTCGAAACCGCCCGGGCCGACGTGTTGCGCCTGCTGCGGGAGATCTTCCGGTACGACCCCGAGACGTTCCCGGATTCGGCGGTTGACCCCGTCACCGAGCTGACCGTCGTCGCGGACGGTTTCGGCTATCGCGCGGAACTGCCCAGGCTCGCGCTCGTGGCCAGTGGTACCAAGCGGTGAATCGTAGGGAAGGTGGGGAGGAAACAGCGGATGACCGAATGGGGTGCCACGCAACCGGATCCAGTCTACGGGGAGTCCCTCAGACTGGACGAACTGCTGTCGCTCCTCTGCGTGAACGACGAAGTGGACCGGATGTTCTTCGTCTCGACGCACCAGGCATGCGAGATCTGGTTCGCGGTCGTCCTGCGGCACCTGGAAGACGTGATCGACGCCCTGACGCTGAACGACGGGGTCAAAGCGGCCGAGCTGCTGGAGCGCCTGCCCAGGATCATGCTGGTGATCTTCGAGCACTTCGAGGTCCTCCGGACGCTGAAGTTCGAGTCGTTCGACCGCATCCGCACCAGTGTCGGTTCAGCCAGCGGATTCCAATCGGTCCAGTACCGGGAGATCGAGTACCTCTGCGGTGCACGGGACACCCGGTTTCTGAACACCGTCGGTTTCCGTGATCGCGATCGGCGAAAACTGAAAGAGCGATTGGAGGGCAAATCCTTGTCCCAAGTCTTCTTGGAGTACCAGCATCGTGGTTCGGAGCGTGTGGTGAACCGGATTCGTGACGCGCTGCACGACTTCGACGATTCGATGCGGGAACTGCGAACACGGCATGCGAGGATCGCCGAGCATTTCCTGAGTTCGAGACCGGGCACCGCGGGCACGACGGGCGCGGATTACCTACGAAGATCCACGTCCCGAACGTTGTTCCCTGAAATCTTCGAACGGGAAAGTCCCGGAACAGTCGGACGATGAGACCTCGAGGAGATCTCGAGAACCACCGCTTGATCGAATCGACGATCGGCCGAGGGTGTCGAGACGCAAGGGAAGAGGGTTGGGCGTGATGTCGATGGGCCGCGCCGTCGTGTCCGGTGCGGGGGTGAGGTCACGAGCCACCGAGGCTTTCGCCGGTGTCGCCCTGTGGGCACACGACACGCGGCGGTGCGGGCGGTGGTCGGTGACTGCGAGCATGGTCGACCGAGCGGGGTGATCCGTCCCATGGCCACGGCGGTTTTCCGGTCGTACGACCAGCGTGAGCTGGACCTCCAGTATTCGCCGAGTTCGTGTGTCGACGACGTCGAGGGCTACTTCCACGAGTACACCCGGCGCAGCGCCGAGGCGCGGCGGGAGATCGAGGGGTTCGTCGAGGTCCGTTACGGCGACGAACCCGACCAGGTCCTCGACTTCTTCCCGGCGAAGACACACGGGTCCCCGTTGCTGGTCTTCCTCCACGGTGGTTACTGGCAGGAGTTCAGTCGTCGCGAAGCCGCCTTCATGGCCATGGATTTGACCGCCCAAGGCGTTTCGGTGGCCGCACTGGGCTACGGCCTGGCCCCGCGGTACACCCTGCCGGAGATCGTGACGATGGTGTCCGAGGGGGTGCGGTGGATCTGCCGCAACACTGACGGGCTTCCCGGTTCGCCTCGGCGTGTTGTCCTGAGTGGATGTTCCGCGGGTGCGCACCTGGTCGCCATGGCCTTGCTCGACGAGATCGGCTGGCGGCGGGAAGGAGTGCGACCGACGGAGGCGATCGCCGGGGCGGTGTTGCTCAGCGGCGTCTACGACCTCGACCCGGTTCGCCGGACCTACGTGAACTCCCCGCTCGGACTCGACGTCGACACCGCACTCGCCTGCAGTCCCCGGCATCTTCCCTTGACCGGTCTGCCACCGTTGGTCATCGCGCGCGGGGAGAACGAGACCACGGAGTTCGCCAGGCAGCACACGGAGTTCGTCGCCGCGGTGCGACAGGCCGGCGGTTGCGTGAGCGATCTCGTCGTCCCGGGCCGAAACCACTTCGACCTGCCCTTCGACCTCGGGGATCCGGGGACATCGTTGGGAGCGGCGGTACGACGGTTGTTTGTCCCCTCGGTAGGCGGGGACGCCCGGTGAAAAGCTGTATGGACAAGATGAGTCAGGTGCCGGGTAGGGTCGATCCGGGAGCCGAGGGGAGAAAGCCATGAAAGGCGGTTGGCTACGAAGCCGTCGACAGAACCCTGCCGCGATGGTGGAACTGGTGTGCTTTCCGCATGCCGGCGGTTCTGCGAGCTACTTCCACCACTTCAACGAACACCTGTCGTCGACCATCGCGGTCACGGCGGTCCAGTATCCGGGCCGACAGGATCGGCTCAACGAGGCCGGACTGGTCAGCATCGTCGACGCCGCCGAGACGATCGCGGATGAACTCGACGCCGTCCGCCGTCCCCTCGCACTGTTCGGCCACAGCATGGGTGCGTTGATCGCGTTCGAGACGGCGCATCTGCTGCGGGACAGGGGACGGCCACCGCTCGCGCTCATCGTGTCGGGAAGCAGGCCCCCACACCTGGTCGAGGACCGCAAGATCCACCAGCTCAGCGACGAAGACCTGATCAACGAGATCAGGAGTCTGGCCGGGACCAGCGATGTGCTGCTGTCCGATGACGAGTTCGTCCAATTGCTGCTTCCGACCATCCGCGCCGACTACAAGGTCACGGAGACGTATGTTCACCAGCCGCGTCCGGCGCTCGACATACCCGTCCAGGTCCACGTCGGTGGCCGGGACGACAACGTGTCGCCGACTGAAGCGGACGAGTGGCGTCGGTACACGGTCGGGGACTTCCGCGTGAACGTCCATGAGGGTGGGCACTTCTACCTCAACGACTGCCTGGACGTCCTCGGGAAGTCGGTCTCGGCGCTCCTCGAGCCCTCAGCATCCTCGCCCTGAGGGGCAAGGGGCGGTCGACGTGATCTCACACCCAGCGCGCACCGGCTGGTAATCGCAGTCGCTGGGAGCGGGCGTTCGCGAGAAGTTCCATGAGGGCCAAAGCGGTGCGGGACAGGGGTCTGGTGGGGTCGTGGACGAGGCAGATGTCGCGTTCCACGACCGGTTCGACCAGGGGGCGGGAGTCGATCTCGGCGAACGTCATCATGGGGAGCACGAGTCCGGGCACGGCGGAGACACCGAGGCCCGACGCGGTGAGCCCGGCGACGGCGCCGACGTTGCGTGCCTGGGTCACCGAGCCGAGCCGCACGCCGTGCCGGGACAGTATCCGGTCGACGTAGGCGCGGATGCTGCTGGTCGGGTCGAAGGCGACGAACTCCTCGCCGTCGAGGTCGTTCCAGGTGATCTCGCTGTGTTCGGCGAACCTGTGCCCCGGTGGGAACACGCAGACGAACCGGTCGACGGCGATGGGCCGGGCGTGCAGCGTGGGAGGCACGGTCGCGGCGACCGTGACCGCCATGTCGGCGCTACCCCGCGCCACGTGGTCGAGCACGTCCTGGGACAGTCCATCGAGGACGGTCACGGCCACGTCGGGCCGTGCCGTCCGGAACTTCGCGAGCACGTGCGGCAGCATCGTCGCGGCGAGCGAGGGCAGTGCTGCGATCGACACCGATCCCCGTGTCCCGGACAGATAACCCTCGAAGTGGTTCATGGCGGTGTCGAACTCGGCCAACAGTCGGCGGGCGATGGTCAGGAACTGTTCACCGTCGACGGTGGGGTGCACCCGGCGAGTCGTGCGCTCGAAAAGCCGCACCCCGAGTCGTTGCTCGACCTCGAGCACCGTGCGGCTGACCGAGGACTGGGCGACGTGGAGCTTTCGGGCCGCGCCGGTGTAGCCGCCCGCATCGGCGACGGCGGCCACGGCACGCAGGTGTCGTATGCCGATGTCTATGCCCATGGCGCATCAATGTATGCGAAATTGATGGTGGACTTGAATAGTGCCCGGCCTCACACTCGTGATCCAGGCAGCGCCGCCGGAGTGCCCCGGTGTGGCTGCGCTCCGAGTCGTTGAGTGAGAGGTCTGGGTCGATGTTGTCCCTGATGGGTTTTCTGACCATCGGCGTGATCCTCGCTGTGCTGCTGACCAACCGGGTGGCCGCGGTGGTCGCGCTGGCGGGCGTCCCGATCCTGGGTGGGTTGATCGCGGGCTTCTCCCCTGCGGAGATCGGCGGGTTCGTCTCCGAAGGGCTCGGTGGCGTCGTCGGCGTCACCACCATGTTCGTCTTCGCGATCATCTACTTCGGGCTGATGCGCGATGCCGGTATGTTCGATCCGATCATCGACCGCATCGTGTCATTCGCCGGGAACGCACCGGTGACGGTGTGTGTGGCGACCACACTGTTGGCGTGTGCGGCGCACCTGGACGGGGCCGGGGCCACGACCTTCCTGATCACCATCCCGGCGATGTTGCCGCTGTTCGACCGGCTCGGGATGAGCAGGCTCGTCCTCACCACGTGCGTCGGGCTCGGTGCCGGTGTGATGAACGTCCTGCCGTGGGGCGGCCCGACCGCGCGGGCGGCGGCGGTGACCGACGTCGCCGTCAACGACCTGTGGGTCCCGCTCATCCCGGCGCAGGTCGCCGGGGTGGTCGCGGCTGTGGCCATCGCGTGGTGGCTCGGACGTCGAGAGCGGCGCAGGCTCGCCGGGATCACCACCGAGCACGCACAGCAGGCGCAGGGTGTCACCACAGTCGGGGGCTCCCGCGTCATAAGCGGTGTCTCGGACTCCGTATCCAGCGGCGCCGGTGGGGACGGATCGGCCGGTGAGGAAGGTGAGGAAGCAGGGGAGGACCTGCGCCGCCCGCGGCTGTTCTGGTTCAACGTCGCCTTGACGATCGCGGTCATCGCCTGTCTCGTGGCCGCGGTGGCACCTCCTGAGCTGTTGTTCCTGGTCGCGGTACTGATCGCGTTGCTGGTGAACTATCCGGGCCTGAAGCAGCAGACCGCCCGGATCGAGGCCCACTCCAAGGGCGCCATGCTCATGGCCACCACCCTGCTCGCCGCCGGTGTGTTCCTCGGCATCCTCGAAGGGAGCGGGATGATCGACGCGATGGCGTCGACGGCCGCGGGACTGATCCCGGACGGAGCCGCGCCCGCACTGCCGCTGATCGTCGGTGTCCTCGGGGTACCGCTGAGCCTCGTGTTCGGACCGGATGCGTATTACTTCGGGGTCATGCCGGTCCTGATCGGCGTGGGCGAGCAGTTCGCGGTGTCCGGCGTCGCCATCGCTTCGGCCTCGCTGATCGGGGAGGAGACCGTCGGATTCCCGATCAGCCCGCTGACCGGTGCGTTCTACCTGCTCGTCGGACTGGGAGGGGTCGAGATCGGACGACACATCCGACATCTCATCGGCTGGGCCTGGCTCGTCAGCATCGTGATGCTGCTCGTCGCCATCGCAACCGGGGCGGTGCCGCTGTGGGTGGCATGAGGGGGACAACGGTGCGCCTGGGTGCCGGAGCCGGGTTCGCCGGCGACCGGATCGACCCGGCCGTGGATCTGGCCCGCCGGGGTGGACTGGACTTCCTGATCTTCGAGTGCCTCGGTGAGCGGACCGTCGCCGCCGCCCACGCCCGCAGGCTGAGCGATCCGAGTACGGGCTACGACCCGTTGCTGGCAGCGCGACTACGCGCGGTCCTGCCCCACACCCATCGCGGCGGCACGCGGGTGGTCACCAACTCCGGGGCCGCGAACCCGGAAGCGGCAGGCGAGCTCGCCGCTCGCGTCGCCGCCGAACTCGGTGTGCCCTCCCGGATCGCGGTCGTCGGCGGTGACGACGTGCTGGACATCGTGCGCCGCGTCGACCCCGTGGTGTGGGAGACCGACGCGCCGCTGTCGGCCTGCCCGGAGGAACTGATCTCGGCCAACGCCTACCTGGGCGCGGCCCCCGTCGTGGAGGCCCTCGAGCAGGGCGCCGACGTGATCGTGACCGGACGGTTGGCCGACCCGGCCCTGTTTTTGGGGCCACTGGTGCACACGTATGGCTGGGACGCCGACGACTGGGAACTGCTCGGCGCGGGCACCGCGGTGGGGCATCTGCTGGAGTGCGCGGGCCAACTCACCGGCGGGTACTTCGCCGATCCCGGCACGAAACCGGTTCCGGACCTCGCCCGGCTCGGGTTCCCGTTCGCCGACGTCGCCGCGGACGGCACCGCCGAACTCCGCAAACTGGCGGACACCGGTGGCCGATTGGACACCCGGACCTGCGCCGAGCAACTGCTGTACGAAGTGGATGATCCCACCGCATACCTGACCCCCGACGTGGTCGCGGACTTCTCCGAGGTGACCTTCACCGGCACCGGCGAGAACCGGGTACGGGTGTCGGGCGCCTCCGGGCGACCTCGACCGGACCAACTCAAGGTGTCCCTCGGGTTCCGGGGAGGCTGGCTGGGGGAAGGACAGATCAGCTACGCGGGTCCCCGCGCTCTGGACCGGGCCCGCCTGGCCGCCGACGTCGTGCGCGAACGGCTCGTCCGGGTCCACGGAGTCGACGAGAGCGCGATCCGGGTCGAGTACATCGGCGCGGGCGCGGCGTTCCGCGGACTCGTGGTCGATCCTCAGCCGTTCGAGGTGCGTCTGCGGGTGTCCGCCCGCGTCCCCGAGCCCGACCAGGCCGAGGTGATCGGCTGGGAAGTGGAGTCGCTCTACACCAACGGCCCGGCGGCGGGCGGTGGCGTCACCCGGACCACACGCGAGACCGTCGTCGTCCGCTCGTGCCTGTTGCCGCGCCAGCTGGTGACCCCGTTCGTCCACCTGTTGGAGGCGTGATGTCCACCGTGTTGCTCGACGACCTCGCCGACGTCCGGGCGGGGGACAAGGGTGATGCGCTGATGCTGTCGGTGTTCCCGCGTGATCCGGCCGACGCCGACCTGCTGTCGACCCACCTCACAGCGGAGGTCGTGGCGCGGCACTTCGGTGCCGCCGTCACCGGCCCGGTGACCCGCACCGTGCTGCCACGACTGCCCGCTTTCGTGTTCGCGATCCCCGGGGTCCTCGCGGGCGGTGTCACCGGCTCCACCGTCCTCGACGGACACGGCAAGACGCTCAGCTACCACCTGCTCACGTTGGAACTGCCGATCCGACCCACCACCGAAGGAGAGTCGACATGAGCCCGGCTCGCCACGGACGTGCTCACCCCCGCCCCCGAGCACGCCGCGCGCTCGCCTGCGCCGCGAGCATCCTCACGGCACTGGCGGTGTCCGTGGCCCCGGTGGCCACGGCCGCACCGAAGCCCGCCGCCCCCTCCACCGACGTACTCCCGGACGACCCCTTCTTCGCCTACGACCGCCCACCGGAATACGAGGTGGTGCGCCAGGACGTGCGCGTGCCGCTGCGCGACGGCAGCCACGTGGTGTGCCAGCTGTACCGGCCGGGGGACACGACGACACGACCGGCGGCGGGACGGTTCCCCGGCATCGTCTATGAGTACACCGCCTACGCCGACAACGCGGAAGCTTTCGGAGCCGGTGCGGCGTACTTCGTCCGTCGCGGCTACAACGCACTCGTGTGCCAGGCCCGTGGCTCGGGCGGATCACCGGGATCGCTGGACCCGTTCAGCCCCCAGGAACAGCGGGACAACTACGACGTCATCGAATGGCTCGCCGCGCACCCCGCATCGACCGGCCGCATCGGCCAGATGGGTGTCAGCTACGGCGGCCACAGCGCACTGCTGGTCGCGGTGAACCAGCCGCCGCACCTGGAGGCGATCATCCCGATGAACGGCATTCACGACTGGTACGAGGACACGATCTACCACGGTGGTATCTACTCCGCCCGCATCCGCGACTGGCAGCGACAGGTGGCACCCGACACCCTCCGAACCTACGCGGAGCACCCGCTCTACGACGACTTCTGGCGCGACCGCAGTGTCATGTCCCGCTGGGACCGGCTCACCGTCCCCACGCTCGAGATCAACGGCTGGTACGACCGCTACCGGGACGGCATGGTGAAGAACTACCGGGCCCGGCCCGACAACGTGTGGCTGATCTCCGGTCCGTGGGAACACGGCTATCCGGAGGGCCAGTACGCCGACATCGGCAAGGGCGCCTATCTCGCCTGGTGGGACCACTGGTTGATGCAGGACCCCGACGCCCCGCTGCCCGCCACACACGTCATCTCGTACGAAGTGCCGGGCCCCGGTGCGGGCCGAGGCTGGCAACGGTTCGAGCAGTGGCCACCGCGTGACGCCCATGAGCTGACCCTGCGGCTCGGAACGGACGGGGTCCTGAGCCGGACGGCCGGACGCCCCGGGACGGTCACCTTCGACGTCAACACCGAGCCGGAACCGCCGCAAGACCACGAGCGGTTGGTGTTCGGCACCGCACCGCTGCGCCGGGACCTGGTACTCGCCGGGGACGCGAGCGCCCGTATCAAGGCCTCGTTCGAGGCCGAGGACGGGCACCTCGCGGTGGTGCTCTACGACCAGGCGCCCGACGGCACCAGCACCAGGATCACCGAGGGCTGGCTCAAAGCCAGCCACCGTGACACGCACACCGCCCTCTCGCCGGTGGAACCGGGGCAGGTCTACGAACTGGACGTGCACATCCGCCCGACGCACTACCGGCTGTCCGCAGGACATCGCCTGGTCCTGCGGGTCTCCAGCGACGACTACCCGGCGATCGATTCCAGTGCACCGCCGGGTCGGGTGGAGGTGCGGACGGGTGCCGCCGGATCGACGTTGCACCTCACCGTCCGCAACGGACACCGTTAGTCCCCGGTCTCGGTTGTGCCGTTCCTCGACCCCGCCGGGTACGAGTGCCCGGTGACCGACGACGGGGCACACACCCCGTCGTCGGTCCGGAGAACGGTGGCCATCGGGTCGAAGGTTCCCTCACGCGATCCCCTGTGTCCCGGCGTGATCTCAACGAAGACCTGCGGCGGCACCGACGTCACACGCCGGTTTCCGTCCCTTCCGAGGACTATGACCCCGTATTTGCCCGTCGTCCCGCCCGAGGTCTCGTCACTGTTCACGGCGTCGATGAACTCGGCGATGAGGTGCTGTGCCGCGGCGATCGCTTCCTCACCGGTACGGGCAGTGTGCTCGAACGTCGGCACGATCACCACCGCATCCGGTCGCTCAGGGGCGGAGCGCCGGTGCCGGAAGCCTCCTTTTCTTCCGACAACCGTCACAGAGGTTCGGGTCGGGGCGGACGAGCTGGGCGAGGTGGAAGATCCCCTGACCACAGCCGGTGCAGTAGGCGGCCACCGGTGGGTTGTCGTGGACCGGGTGCCGGCATCGGGTCCTGTGCGTGGCGGAGCGGGTTTTGCCTCGCAGATCGGGGCGATACTCCGCTGGACGATCGGTGAGTTCCCGGAACAGGTCCAGAGCCTCCGGAGCCGCGAGGTGGACGTCGCCGTGCAGATCGTATAGCGGCACGATGCGTCGTGCGGGGACCATGGCGGCGACGTCGTCGATGGTCAGTCCGCCCCAGGGCTGGCGCTGGGGATGCCATTCACCACAGGGCCGTCCGCGTCCTTCGGGGCATCGGTCGAAGGCACCGGGGCGGTACTTGGCGGGGAGGAACCTGCTCAGTCCGATCGCCGTGGCCGAGCGGCGCAGCGGCAGCTGCTCCCAGCCGATGTTGCTGCGGACGGCGGGGACGTGGTGCATCCAGTCCGGTTGCCGGTCGGAGTCGAGGAACCACACCGAAAGCCATCCGGCGTTGAACGACCGGGTGGTGCGTGCCTTCACCGCCGGTGTGGCGATGGCGGAATGCCGCAGCTCGATACCGGTGTCGCGGAGGCCGTGGATGGCGACGTCCAGGATCGTTCCCCGGCCGGTGGGAAGCTCCCGGGTGACTTCGAACCCGGCGTACTCGGCCGCGCGGGCCCAGTAGTCCTTCTGCCGTCGGTGTTCGTCGGACTCCCGTGCGATGACATAGGAACAATCGTGCCCGCCGCCCGGGAAGTGGGCGGCCCGATACCTGCCGTTCCTCTCTTTGACCAGCATCTCCCGGTCCTCGGGCTTGGCCGAGGCTTTCTGGCACAGCAGTATCCGTTGTCCGCGTTTGATGCGCCGGTGCAGTGAACGGATGAGTTCGTAATCGGTTTGGTTCAATCTGGCGAGATCGAGTCCCCGGTTTTCCGGGGTGTAGAGGACAACGGTCGCCATGAATCGCCTCCCGCGTGTCTTTCGACGAAAAGGGTAAGCGATTGATTACCTGGAATACAGGGACCGTTACGGGGTGAGGAACTGGGTTTCCGAGCGTGGTGGGGGTTCTCGTCGACGCATTCCAGGACCGTCGGTCGATGCGTCGAGATGTGTCCTGACCACTGCAAACGCTGCCGAACAATCGATCTTCGGGGTGGATTTCTGGTAGAATGACACAGCAGGCAGGCAGTTCAGTACCGCGTGGTTACCGTCCAGTCCGACAATATCGGCGTTGTTCGGCCGAGTGGGGGATCGTCAATTCACGGCCGTGTTCGTGATGGGCATTGATCGGTTACCTTTCGTCGGCGTCGGAACCCGCGGTGCTCCACGACGGCGAACGGAGCTGGTCTGGTGAATTCCGCTGACCGTACCGTGTTCATCGGTGGACTTCAGTGGTTGGACTACGTCCACGCTGGCCCACGTAAGGCCATGTCGATGGTGGCGGAGCAGAAACGTCGTTACCTCGACCCCGGCCGCTACGCCTGGTTCGCCTACGGGCCGCTGTTGGCGGCTTTCCGGCGGGCGTTGAACTCCCCGGACAGGGAGCGTGAACTCGAGCGCGTCATCGCTTGGGCCGAGCACAAGGGGGACTGGCGGGCACTGGCCTACCGTGACGCCGTCGACGGGTTCCTACGGACGGTTCCGAAACGTGCCACCGGGATCCCGGTCAGTGAGGCCACCTGGGCGGAGGGGAAGCTCCGGGTCGTCTTCCGACACATGCTCGGCGTGCGCCTGCATGACCGCAACGACACGCGGTGGCTCCTTTTGCCGTATTGCAAGGGGGAGGAACTCACCCAGGACAGCGCGGACATAGTGCTGCAGATGATGGAGTCGCTCGTCGATCCGGTCCTGCCGGGTGCCACGCCCGTGGTGCTTGACAGCCGTCGTGGCAAGCTCTTCAAACTGCGCGCGAACGCCAACCGCGCCACCATCGACGCCTGTGTTCGGGGCTTGGCCGTGGCCTACGAACGGCAGTGGGCGCTCGCGGCGTGAGCTCGAGCCGGTCGAGCTTCGTGCTCGACCGGCTTTCACCCGTACCCGGCGGGTGTTCGATTCCCGTGCGGACGTCGCCCGGTGCCGGTGCGGTACTCACCGGTCCGTCGCGAGCCGGTCGTACTTGTCGGCACGGCCACGCGCCTCCTCGACCGGATATTTCGCCTCGTTGACCCGCATCTTCTCCACCAGCGCCGCCGCCAGGTCGACCTCGAGCACATCCGCGAGCCGCAACAGGTAGGACAGCACATCGGCCAGTTCATGACGGACGTGCTCGGCGGTTCGCGCATCGCTCATGACGTTGTTCGACTGTTCCGGCGTCAACCACTGGAAGATCTCCAGCAGCTCCCCGACCTCCCCGGCGAGTGCCATCGCCAGATTCTTGGGGGTGTGAAACCGGTTCCAGTCCCGCTCGTCGGCGAAGGCGCGAAGACGGCGTTGCAAATCGGCCAGCTCCATGCCGACTCACCCTACGAGCGTGGCTGAAGACCCGGCTTCGCGGCGTGACACGTCATCCGCTCAAGGAACCCCTGGGGCTTCCGGATCGGTGGAGTACAGGCACACCACGCATCCCCGGGGCAACAGAGCCTTGTAGGTGTTTTCGGATGAGCTCTCCTGTCACGGTCTCGGCTTCCCGGTGCGTGTCCGGTCGTTCTCAGCGGCCGACACGGCCGGCGGTCCCTGCTTCCCGTCCTAGCGGTCGGGGAGTTCGGCGAGAAAAGCGGGGCTGGGGTGGTTGACGAGTACCGTGCCGCCTTCCGGCGCTGTCACCGCACCGATCACTCGGGACATGCCGGCCCTGGAGAAGGGGAAAGCCGCCAGAATCGTCAGCGCGAATCCGGCCATC
It encodes the following:
- a CDS encoding MbtH family protein, translating into MKSNPFEDENGVYHVLVNDEGQYSLWPSFIEVPAGWREVLSGKSRQECLDYIEENWTDMRPKSLIKAMEDAS
- a CDS encoding methyltransferase domain-containing protein, with product MTGRMLDNPAPTWSSYIPGKTLHEYQLHMKQQHPAMFELLDARRMAELENQTWLAEDNEFGDEDGRGRGISYRLAQRRSTARLTGITTLFDLLGGPHWTRPVCDVLGGDGLLSKVWRRLTGAPDDAEVPLLAGDISGSMVAAALADGLPAVRQRADQLLLRDDVLDAVLIAYGSHHIAPSQRPRALSEAYRVLVPGGRVALHDFASDSPVARWFGEVVHHQALAGHDYDHFTDDQMAGYLSDAGFADVRVETMYDPITIHGDTPERALAGLADYMIDMYGLELLREGAPDVETARADVLRLLREIFRYDPETFPDSAVDPVTELTVVADGFGYRAELPRLALVASGTKR
- a CDS encoding tryptophan 2,3-dioxygenase family protein, whose protein sequence is MTEWGATQPDPVYGESLRLDELLSLLCVNDEVDRMFFVSTHQACEIWFAVVLRHLEDVIDALTLNDGVKAAELLERLPRIMLVIFEHFEVLRTLKFESFDRIRTSVGSASGFQSVQYREIEYLCGARDTRFLNTVGFRDRDRRKLKERLEGKSLSQVFLEYQHRGSERVVNRIRDALHDFDDSMRELRTRHARIAEHFLSSRPGTAGTTGADYLRRSTSRTLFPEIFERESPGTVGR
- a CDS encoding alpha/beta hydrolase — protein: MATAVFRSYDQRELDLQYSPSSCVDDVEGYFHEYTRRSAEARREIEGFVEVRYGDEPDQVLDFFPAKTHGSPLLVFLHGGYWQEFSRREAAFMAMDLTAQGVSVAALGYGLAPRYTLPEIVTMVSEGVRWICRNTDGLPGSPRRVVLSGCSAGAHLVAMALLDEIGWRREGVRPTEAIAGAVLLSGVYDLDPVRRTYVNSPLGLDVDTALACSPRHLPLTGLPPLVIARGENETTEFARQHTEFVAAVRQAGGCVSDLVVPGRNHFDLPFDLGDPGTSLGAAVRRLFVPSVGGDAR
- a CDS encoding thioesterase II family protein: MVELVCFPHAGGSASYFHHFNEHLSSTIAVTAVQYPGRQDRLNEAGLVSIVDAAETIADELDAVRRPLALFGHSMGALIAFETAHLLRDRGRPPLALIVSGSRPPHLVEDRKIHQLSDEDLINEIRSLAGTSDVLLSDDEFVQLLLPTIRADYKVTETYVHQPRPALDIPVQVHVGGRDDNVSPTEADEWRRYTVGDFRVNVHEGGHFYLNDCLDVLGKSVSALLEPSASSP
- a CDS encoding LysR family transcriptional regulator, with the protein product MGIDIGIRHLRAVAAVADAGGYTGAARKLHVAQSSVSRTVLEVEQRLGVRLFERTTRRVHPTVDGEQFLTIARRLLAEFDTAMNHFEGYLSGTRGSVSIAALPSLAATMLPHVLAKFRTARPDVAVTVLDGLSQDVLDHVARGSADMAVTVAATVPPTLHARPIAVDRFVCVFPPGHRFAEHSEITWNDLDGEEFVAFDPTSSIRAYVDRILSRHGVRLGSVTQARNVGAVAGLTASGLGVSAVPGLVLPMMTFAEIDSRPLVEPVVERDICLVHDPTRPLSRTALALMELLANARSQRLRLPAGARWV
- a CDS encoding CitMHS family transporter translates to MGFLTIGVILAVLLTNRVAAVVALAGVPILGGLIAGFSPAEIGGFVSEGLGGVVGVTTMFVFAIIYFGLMRDAGMFDPIIDRIVSFAGNAPVTVCVATTLLACAAHLDGAGATTFLITIPAMLPLFDRLGMSRLVLTTCVGLGAGVMNVLPWGGPTARAAAVTDVAVNDLWVPLIPAQVAGVVAAVAIAWWLGRRERRRLAGITTEHAQQAQGVTTVGGSRVISGVSDSVSSGAGGDGSAGEEGEEAGEDLRRPRLFWFNVALTIAVIACLVAAVAPPELLFLVAVLIALLVNYPGLKQQTARIEAHSKGAMLMATTLLAAGVFLGILEGSGMIDAMASTAAGLIPDGAAPALPLIVGVLGVPLSLVFGPDAYYFGVMPVLIGVGEQFAVSGVAIASASLIGEETVGFPISPLTGAFYLLVGLGGVEIGRHIRHLIGWAWLVSIVMLLVAIATGAVPLWVA